From the Elaeis guineensis isolate ETL-2024a chromosome 16, EG11, whole genome shotgun sequence genome, the window tgtctgctaaagaaagaagaaattaaaCAGCTGCACAATGGCAAATTATCTGAGATGCATCATAGAAGAAGATCTAAGGATTGGTGACATCGTGGATGTTCTTTCTCTTGCGCTCTATGTCTTATTTTTGGCGGATAAAGAACTTCTGTGCATGACTGGCCACTTGCACTGGCATCCTCGTCACCACTGCATGTCGAGATATGCTCTTCCAATCTCCCTTCCCATAAGTTGCAAGTCCTTGTAAAAATACCCTACATGCAtgcaaaattaattaataattaatgtataagtaattttttttttaaaaaaaaatttattgagaaaTTTATCTCCTCAATCGAGTACGTACTTGAAGTCCAATCTATTGTGCGCCTTGATTGGATTGCTAATTTTttaaaacaataataataataacaataaagtaaaatatatatataccgaTGTTCCCCCTCCGTCCATGGCTTAGCCTTCTTCCTCTCCAGACCGCGGCGTCCTGATCCAAAAGAGGTGTTCTGACCTTTCGGTGGGCGTTGCTCCGGTGCCATACCCATACTACATCCATCACCGAAATTGCCACCTTCTTTTTTCTGCAAGTCATCTTTCAGAATCTGATAATGATGGTACAGTATTTGTTCCggactttttcttgaaaaattggCACTGATCCGAAACCATCGATCTGACGTTCCCTCTGGATTTGAAGCTCCAAAACCATCTCTTCGAACGGGCTCCACTCCGCTTGCGACAAACCAATGTCGTGAGAAGAATCCATGATACCTCTCTTTCAGAACTAGAGATTTTGATAGACCAATTAGTTGATGAGAGTTTAGAATAACAATCTTACGTATGgtatgatttatagtggttgaaACACAGAGCCGTAGATTCTCAGAAAAACCCATCGAagatgaataaaatattaaaggAAGTGTTAACGTTGTGTAGCCTTTCCATAAAATTTTCCTATTTTTCTCTCATCACCTCTGACAAATTAAACTGATCCAGATTTAAACGTCATCGCTTTGTCGAATCAGCGAGTTGATTTCCTTCCTAAAATAGACACACTTTTCTACTTGGGTTTGAATGATGACTCTTTCTACCTGAGAGAGGGTTATGCCGGGGTATGCGTCGGCGAAGCGCTCCATGTGGTCCCTCCCGAGCGGCGCGTCGGAGCAGATCACCTCCCTGAGCGAGCGCAGATCGTAATTGGCTCGCGCCACGCCGCACGACCTCGCCAGCTGCACCACCATCGGCGGCACCGCCGGCAGCAGCGTCACCCGGTGctcctccaccgccatcagcagctCATCCAGCGCGTACCGCCGGAGCACCACCACCGTCGCACCCGCCGCCACCGCCCTGCACACAAACACCGAGAAGCCGAACATATGGGACAGCGGCACCACGCACGCGTGCACCTCCTCCCTCCTCCCCCACACGTGCCGCAGAACGCTGGCCATCGCCACCAGATTCCCGTGCGAGCTCACCACCCCCTTGCTCTTCCCCGTCGTCCCGGACGAGTACATCAGCGCCGCCGGATCGGCTGGGCCCACGCCGGGGAACTCGACCGGGGCGTTCCGATCGATGGAGAGCGATGCGAAGAATTGGTCGATCAGGGTCGGAGGGCGGGGTATGAGGCCGTCGAGCTTGGGGGCGAGGTCGGCGGTGGTGAGGATGAGAACGGGGCCGGAATCTTGAACCTGGGATTGGATCTCCGAGCGGGTTTGGAGGAAGTTGGCGGTGGAGAAGACGGCGCCGAGGGACATGGCGGCGAGGACGAAAGCGGGGAAGTGGAGAGAGTTGGGAGAGACGTGAAGGACGACGTCGCCATGGCCGACGCCGAGGACGGCGAGTGCacgggcggcggcggcggtgagAGCGCGGAGGTTGGCAATGGTGAGGGCTGCGCCGGTCTCCGCATCGATGAAAGcgggcttggaggaggaggagaaagcgAAGTGGAAGAGGAGGAATTGGGGAAGCGAGAGAGGTGGTGTGGGAGCCAGCGACGAACTCCATGGACCGTTGTAGATGCCGGTAGAGGGGCAGAAGAAGCTTCTCTCTTCTCGCGTAATAAATGAGGAGCCTGCCATCTCTCCCTCTGGTAGTGCGACTCTGAGCCTCGTATGAGAGGCCTTAAATAGGTGGGGATGGGGGACAGCGCAGcagttttttactttttttttttttttatatttttcgcaCAACAGTACAGTAGGTGACGGATTTCACGAGGGGTGTCGGTGAGGGGTCGAACCAGATAATGATATCCATCTTTGTAGGGAGCAGCTAAAGAAGTAGGTGTTGTCccttatgatttttattttcaacatCCAAGATGTTagggtttaaaaaatttttacactCCTGAGGATTATAATGGTTGATTTTTATCAAatctattgaaaaattttttttaagcatGGAGAGGTTCGATAGGTCTGGAGGATCAAAATACATTCAAAGATAAGTCTATTCTTCTG encodes:
- the LOC140854235 gene encoding putative 4-coumarate--CoA ligase-like 8 — translated: MAGSSFITREERSFFCPSTGIYNGPWSSSLAPTPPLSLPQFLLFHFAFSSSSKPAFIDAETGAALTIANLRALTAAAARALAVLGVGHGDVVLHVSPNSLHFPAFVLAAMSLGAVFSTANFLQTRSEIQSQVQDSGPVLILTTADLAPKLDGLIPRPPTLIDQFFASLSIDRNAPVEFPGVGPADPAALMYSSGTTGKSKGVVSSHGNLVAMASVLRHVWGRREEVHACVVPLSHMFGFSVFVCRAVAAGATVVVLRRYALDELLMAVEEHRVTLLPAVPPMVVQLARSCGVARANYDLRSLREVICSDAPLGRDHMERFADAYPGITLSQF